One window from the genome of Sulfodiicoccus acidiphilus encodes:
- a CDS encoding heavy-metal-associated domain-containing protein: MSEFRAELTVTDVTCDRCARRVEEALKSLEGVREVKVELLPSGRALVSLSLTRELGEDLIREALRNASAGTRHNYTILHYTVVG; this comes from the coding sequence TTGAGTGAGTTCAGGGCCGAGCTCACCGTAACTGACGTGACTTGTGACAGGTGTGCCAGGAGAGTCGAGGAAGCCCTGAAGTCTTTGGAGGGCGTCAGGGAAGTGAAGGTGGAGCTGCTACCTTCGGGGAGGGCCCTCGTCAGTCTGAGCCTAACAAGGGAACTCGGGGAAGACTTGATAAGGGAGGCACTCAGGAATGCCTCGGCTGGTACGCGTCACAACTACACTATCCTTCACTACACGGTGGTAGGGTGA
- a CDS encoding transcriptional regulator, which yields MRLNRKEEMKCENCGAPLNEGEVYARDLNGATHYFCCSHCADDFERKSAGATCC from the coding sequence ATGAGATTGAACCGCAAGGAAGAAATGAAGTGCGAGAACTGCGGAGCCCCCCTAAATGAGGGCGAGGTCTACGCTAGGGACCTCAACGGGGCAACCCATTACTTCTGTTGCTCCCACTGCGCCGACGACTTCGAGAGGAAATCGGCAGGGGCGACGTGTTGTTGA